One genomic window of Monodelphis domestica isolate mMonDom1 chromosome 1, mMonDom1.pri, whole genome shotgun sequence includes the following:
- the LZTS2 gene encoding leucine zipper putative tumor suppressor 2, whose protein sequence is MAIVQTLAVPLEATPESAAPHPPHLPTMGSVSSLISGRPCPGGGPAPCHHTPSGPPFFRQQDGLLLRGGGCRVQEPLCPPVPTRKPMGNAGFAYINEDFRGDSPSSPCSDTEDVREQARSAHLRGPPPKLIPVSGKLEKNMEKILIRPTAFKPVLPKPRGPPSLPAFLGPRAGVGGLSGSQGSLTQLFGGPASSSSSSSSSSAEKPLTLSGWASGCPSGTLSDSGRNSLSSLPTYSTGGAEPVGGSPVGHLPSDGPGRGVLPGTGGSHRGVPIGPSNSDSGRSSSSKSTGSRGGLLSGGGTRVSPDSGSCGDRSPLPGPPPPPPPPLPDESLLRCALQEKLREREAELQQLRDSLDENEAAICQVYEEKQRRWQREREELQEGCVAQVKQATQRAQRAQQLLQLQVFQLQQEKRQLQDDFAQLLQEREQLERRCAAFEREQNELGPRLEETKWEVCQKSGEISLLKQQLKESQAELVQKGSELAALRVALREARASLRASEGRARGLQEAARARELELEVCTHELHRRKNEAEWLREKAGQLDVAVAGLRGAQEPLPVPAPDPFLMSESDEAKAQRAAAAGAGGSLRAQVERLRAELQQERRRAEEQQGGFESERLAWQAEKEQVIRYQKQLQHNYIQMYRRNRQLEQELRHLSLELEARDLADYSLPETPPCVHLEEITATEI, encoded by the exons ATGGCAATCGTCCAGACTCTTGCTGTGCCCCTGGAAGCTACCCCTGAGAGTGCAGCTCCACACCCACCCCACCTGCCCACCATGGGCAGTGTGAGTAGCCTTATTTCAGGCCGACCCTGCCCTGGAGGGGGGCCTGCACCTTGCCACCATACCCCGTCGGGACCTCCCTTCTTCCGGCAGCAGGATGGGCTACTACTTCGAGGGGGTGGTTGCAGAGTCCAGGAGCCACTATGCCCCCCAGTACCCACCAGAAAGCCCATGGGAAATGCTGGCTTTGCATACATCAATGAAGACTTCCGGGGAGACTCGCCCTCCAGCCCCTGTAGTGACACTGAGGATGTCCGAGAACAAGCCCGAAGTGCCCACCTCAGGGGCCCACCTCCAAAGCTCATTCCTGTGTCTGGAAAGTTAGAGAAG AACATGGAGAAGATTCTGATCCGGCCCACAGCATTCAAACCTGTGCTGCCCAAACCTCGGGGGCCACCATCCTTGCCAGCATTCCTGGGGCCAAGGGCTGGTGTTGGGGGGCTGTCTGGGAGCCAGGGTAGTCTGACCCAGCTGTTTGGGGGCCCTGcttcctcatcttcctcttcttcatcatcatctgcGGAGAAGCCTCTGACCCTGAGTGGCTGGGCCAGTGGTTGCCCCTCAGGGACACTGTCCGACTCTGGCCGAAACTCACTGTCTAGCTTGCCCACTTACAGCACAGGAGGAGCTGAACCAGTCGGAGGCTCTCCAGTAGGGCACCTTCCTAGTGATGGCCCTGGGAGAGGGGTGTTGCCTGGCACTGGGGGCAGCCACCGAGGGGTCCCCATAGGTCCCTCGAACTCAGACAGTGGACGATCATCATCCAGCAAGAGCACAGGATCCCGGGGAGGCCTCCTCAGTGGTGGGGGCACTCGAGTCTCTCCAGACAGTGGATCCTGTGGGGATCGATCGCCTCTGCCTGGTCCCCCGccacctcctcccccacccctgccaGATGAGTCTCTGCTTCGATGTGCCCTGCAGGAAAAGCTGCGGGAGCGGGAGGCTGAACTGCAGCAGCTTCGAGATAGCCTGGATGAAAATGAGGCTGCCATCTGCCAG GTCTATGAGGAAAAGCAGCGGCGTTGGCAGCGAGAACGGGAGGAACTTCAGGAGGGCTGTGTGGCCCAGGTGAAGCAGGCGACCCAGAGGGCTCAGCGGGCACAGCAGCTGCTGCAGCTGCAGGTCTTCCAGCTGCAGCAGGAGAAGCGCCAGCTGCAGGATGACTTTGCCCAGCTGCTGCAGGAGCGAGAACAGCTGGAGCGGCGCTGTGCAGCCTTTGAGCGGGAGCAGAACGAGCTTGGGCCTCGACTTGAGGAGACCAAGTGGGAG GTGTGCCAGAAATCAGGGGAGATCTCCCTGTTGAAGCAGCAGCTAAAGGAATCCCAGGCGGAGCTGGTTCAGAAGGGCAGTGAGCTGGCAGCACTTCGGGTGGCACTTCGGGAGGCCCGGGCCTCCTTAAGGGCCAGTGAGGGGCGAGCTCGGGGGCTGCAGGAGGCCGCCCGAGCACGAGAGTTAGAGCTTGAGGTCTGCACTCACGAGTTACATCGCAGGAAGAATGAGGCTGAATGGCTTCGGGAGAAGGCTGGACAGCTGGATGTGGCTGTGGCAGGACTCAGGGGTGCCCAGGAGCCCCTCCCTGTGCCTGCCCCTGACCCCTTCCTGATGTCGGAGAGTGATGAGGCCAAAGCCCAGAGGGCAGCAGCTGCTGGGGCTGGAGGTAGCCTCCGGGCCCAGGTGGAGAGGCTGAGGGCTGAGCTGCAGCAGGAGCGCCGGCGAGCTGAGGAGCAGCAGGGAGGCTTTGAGAGTGAGCGCCTGGCCTGGCAGGCGGAAAAGGAGCAAGTCATTCGCTACCAGAAGCAGCTACAGCACAACTACATCCAAATGTACCGGCGCAACCGGCAGCTAGAGCAGGAGCTGCGGCATCTAAGCCTGGAGCTGGAGGCCCGAGACCTGGCTGACTATAGCTTGCCCGAGACCCCCCCATGCGTCCACCTGGAGGAGATCACAGCCACGGAGATCTGA